The following DNA comes from Bacillota bacterium.
AAGACACCGGGGACCAGGTTTTCTGCTTCATCAACCGCAAGGGGCAACTTCTCCTGAAGGTGCTTCCCGGGGTTCTGGCTAAGACGCCCGACCTGAGTTCGCTGGAGGAAAGAATCGAGCGGGATGAAGCTTCTCCGCAGGAGCTGGTGTCCTACCAGACCGAGGTGGATCGCCTGGTCAGGCGCATTCTGGAGTCCCCCGACGACGCGCTTTTCGCCCAGGTCTTGATCGATGGTGGCCAGCCAGCGGCCGGATGAAAGATCAGGACACTGGCCCGAGGGCAAGCAGGATTTTCAGGTGGTAGGGAGAATACGTGTAGCACGATCGCGTAATTCGTGCCACCCGGCACGCACGGGGGTGTTGCGATGAACGGGCTTTCCTTTAGGACTTTTCATAGGCTAAGGTGCATCTTGTCCACCTTGATCCTGTTCGTGGTCTGCGTTTCGCTGGGGCTGGGGACGGGATGCTCGAGGACGGGATCGGCAAATGATGTCCTGGTCGTGGGCACCACCATGGGCATCAAGGACATCGGCCTCACTGACTATTACATGGGGATTCTGCGCAGCATCTTCACTCACAACGGCCTCGTGACGCTCGACGCCGAGGGGAACTATCGGGGTGACCTGGCCGAGTCATACGAGACCAGGGACGGGAAGACCTGGACCTTCAAGCTCAGAAAGGGTGTCCAGTGGCATGACGGGCGACCCTTCACCGCGTCTGATGTGAAGTTCAGCGTGGAGTACTTGCTGGAAAAGGTCCCGACTTACAAGAGTCACTGGGCGATGATAGATTCCGTACAGGCCCCCGATGACCACACTGTCGTCGTCACCCTCAAGAAGCCAAACGCTCGTTTCCTGGTGAACCTCGGTGTCCTGCGGACGCTGCCGAAACACATATTCGAGACAGTGCAGGACCCGAAGATTTTCACGGAGCCCACCGCTATGCTGGGTACCGGCCCGTACGTCTTCGATAGATTCGACAAGGCCGCCGGGCTTCTGGTCTTCAAAGCCAACCAGAAGTATTACGGTGGAAAGCCCAATATCGATGAGGTACATGTGCGTCTGTTCAAGAATCCGGATACGATGTACATGGCTTTGCAAAAGGGAGAAATAGATACGGTGTACTTCTATGCGGCCGGCACGGACCCCATCTACGTGCCGCGGCTATTGCAAGACGACAAAATCAAGTTCATCTTCCTGAAAAACCTGGGCGTGGCCAATGCCGTCTTCTTCAACCTGAAGAAGCCGCCCGTCGATGACCTCCGATTCAGGAAGGCTCTCGCTTACGCCATCGATTACGAGGAGCTGCAAAGGATCTTTACCGCCGGTTACGGCACGGTACCCAACGCGGGTTTTGTTCCCGAGGGCACGCCGGGCTACGCGGAAACTCCCGGGATGAAATACGACAAGACGCGGGCCGTCGCCATCCTCGACGAAATGGGCTGTAAAGACGTGAATGGAGACGGCTACCGGGAAACCGCCAAGGGTGAGCCGCTCGTGCTCGACCTGATGGTCCGTGGTGACCTGGCGGAGAGTGTTCGCCTGGGTGAACTGCTGCAGAAATACTTTGCAGGAGTGGGCGTCAAGACCTCGCTCAGGATGGTGGATCAGGCCGCCTTCATGAACGTGGCCGACATTGAGAAATCGCACGTAGCCTTCATTTCCCGCACGACCCCCTGGGGGATGATGATGTGGGGAGGTTACGGCACAGGCTATTTCGACGCGCGTAATATCGGCTGGTCCCAGGTCGAGGACCCTGCGTTCTACGCGCTCGTCGATGCGGCATTGACCGAACTCGATCCTTCCCGGCAAAAGGAGATCGCCAGGAACATACAGGAGTACTACGCCGAACATCTCCCCGCCATTCCGCTGTACTGGAACACGCTCATCCAGCCGTACAGCAAGAAGTTCGAGGGGTGGTATGTGGACCCGATTTACGGGATCCTCAACAAGACCACCTGGTCCAGCCTGAAGAAAGGGTCCCCGTGATGGAGTGGCACGACCCCCAGTTCTGGGCCAGAGAGTGGGCCCGGGCCCGTGCGCAGTCGTCCCTGTACTCCGGCTATGACCGCCCTGACCGCTGGCTGGAGTTCTGGAACCTGGTGGCTACCTCATACGCCCGTCGCAACGAACAGGTGGCCGGTCACCACCGGGAGCTGGTCACGTGGCTGGCCCGGGAAGGCGTGATTACCGGGGCAAGCGTCGTGCTCGACGTGGGGTGCGGGCCGGGCACGTATGCGCTACCTCTGGCCGAAAGGGTAAGGCAGGTGGTTGCCCTCGACCCGGCTCCCGAGATGCTGCGCGTGCTGGCAGAAGAGGCTGTGCGCAGGGGGCTCGGTGAGCGGATCCGTACCGTCTGCGGGCGCTGGGAGGATGTTGAGGCTTCGGTGGATTACGACCTGGTTTTCGTGGCCAATTCCCCGGCCGTGTGGGATTACACCACTCTGTGTAAGATGAATCAGGTCTCCCGGGGGTACTGTTGTCTCGTCACCGCGGCCAGGAAGACCAGGATGGGATTGCGGGACGAACTCTGGAAAAGGGTGACCGGGAGGGAGATGCGCGGAGGAGCGTTCGACCCCATATACCCCTTTAACATCCTGTACCACGAGGGGTATTACCCGGGCATCAAGTTCATACAGTACGCGCATCGCCACAAAGACCGGCCGGAGGCATTCCTCGAGCAATACAAATGCTATTTCAGCATCTTCGGATACGAGGGCCCGGAAGTAGAAAGAACGATCCGGGATTACCTGGCTTCGGTCTGCCGGGACGGATACTGTGAGGACCAACAGGAGGGCTATCTGGCAGTCATATGGTGGCGAGCCCGTCAGCAATAGGCGCCGGCGCGAAGAGGTGCCTTCCCGTTTCCCTCTCATTCGCGACGAGGAAAGGGCTTCGGTATGTGGCCGTCCTCCTTGCCATCGTCTCCCTCAATTTCGCCATCCCCCGGCTCATGCCCGGTGACCCGGTACTGAACCTTTTGGGGGAGGAGGCGGCCCACATAAGCCCGGAACTGATACAGGAGGCGAAGAAAGAACTCGGGCTGGAGGGTTCGGCCTGCGAGCAGTACGCCCGCTACCTGAGAAACATGCTCAGGGGGAACTGGGGCGTTTCCTTTCACTACATGCGGCCGGTATCGGAGGTAGTCCGGTTTCGACTGGCGTGGACGCTCGCGCTGCTTCTCCCCGCGATCGTGCTAGCGTGGTTGTGGGCGATCGTGTTGGGGGCACTGGCAGGCTGGAAACGCGGAAGCAGGTTCGATGCCTGGGCTACGTCATTCTCCCTCTTCCTGCACGCCATGCCGCAGTACTGGCTCGCCATGCTTGTTGTAACGGTGTTGAGCCTTCGCCTCGGCCTGTTCCCTCTGTGTGGGATTCCGGCCAAAGGAGAATCTTCGTCTCACTACTTCCTGGCACTGTTGCATCACGCCTTTCTGCCGGTAGCGGTCCTTTCCATTAGCAGGGGGTCTTATGACTTTCTCATCGTCCGCAACTCCGTGGTGTCGGTTCTGGGGGAAGATTACGTCCTCGTTGCCCTGGCCAAGGGGTTGTCGAAGCGTCTGGTGTTGTTCAAGCATGTGCTCCGGAATGCCCTTGCCCCCGTGGTCACGGTTACGGCCCTCCAGTTCGGGCACATGGTGTCAGGTGCGTTAATGACGGAAATAGTCTTCTCCTGGCCCGGTATGGGGACGCTGATCTACGAGGCTGTGCGTGCCAGGGATTATCCGGTTCTGCAGGCGACGTTTCTGGTGGTGGCGTTGTGCGTGCTCACTGCCAATTTCCTGGCGGACCTGGCCTATCCGCGGCTCGAGCCCCGGCTCAGATGCTGATAAGCTACGTTGGAGGCTGATTGAGCGGTGAAGAAGGTGCCCGGGCGCGCAAAGTTAGGCTTCGGCATCGTGCTCCTTATGGGAGCGATGGGGCTCCTCGGGCCTCTTGTTTCCCCGGGCGACCCGTACTTGCCCGGCGAACCGTTCCTGCCGCCCCATCGCGATCATCTCTTGGGTACGAACGACGTGGGGCAAGACATCTTCAGCGAGCTGGTTTACGGGGCCAGGGCGTCGCTGACCGTCGCGCTCAGTGCGTCCGCGGTTGCGGTGGGGGTCGGCGTGCTGGTGGGAATGGTTTCGGGTTACTACGGCGGGTTGGTTGAAGACTTCCTCATGGGACTGGCTGACGTTGCCCTGGTGGTTCCGGGCCTCCCCCTTTTGATCGTACTGGCCGTCTACCTCGGGCCGAGCCTTTGGAATATTGCCGTCATCATCGGTCTCCTCTGGTGGGGAGGCGTGGCCCGGGTGGTCAGGTCTCGGGTACTCTCCATCAAGTCGGCGGGGTTCGTGGAGTCATCCCTCGTGATGGGTGCGTCGCACCGGTGGGTCCTGGTCAGGCACGTGGCCCCGAATCTGGTTCCCATCTTGCTCGCGAAATTGGTGCTGGTGGCAGCGGGTGCCATGGTGGCGGAGGCGGGGCTCAGCTTCGTCGGCCTGGGGGATCCGACGGCCAAGAGCTGGGGGACCATGTTACACTTTGCTTTCTCGCGGGGCGGGTTGACCAACGGTTTGTGGTGGTGGTACCTCCCTCCCGGGCTTTGCATTTCCCTATCGGTTTTGGGGCTCAGCTACATCAGCTTCTTCCTTGAGGAAGAAAGTGACCGGCGCTTGAGGAGGGCTCTTGACCGTTGAGGGAACTGCTCGAAATTCTTGACCTTCATACATATTTTCACACCGGCGAGGGGCTGGTGAAGGCCAACTATGGGGTCAACCTGTCGGTCAAAGCAGGCGAGACTATGGGCATCATGGGGGAGACGGGCTGCGGGAAAACGGTCCTGGCCCTGTCGGTGTTACGTCTCCAGCAGCCCGGGAAGATAGAACGCGGCTGCATCCTCTTCGAGGGCAGAGATATCACGGCCTTGCGCGAGTCCGAAATGGAGCAACTCAGGGGGACCCAAATCGCCTTCGTTCCCCAGGACCCCGCCACCGGCCTCAATCCGGCGTTTACCATCGGGGAGCAGCTTCTCGAAATGATACGGGTGCGGGCAGGAAGGCGCGGTCTCCGTGACGAGATGCTGCGCATTTTGGGACGCGACGGCAATGGGTTCCCCGAGGTCATCGAGACGTTGCGCGCGGTGGGGATCCAGTCGCCCGGGGAAGCGGTGAAAAGATATCCCCATCAGCTGAGCGGGGGGATGAGGCAACGCGCGCTCATCGGTATGGCCCTGCTGGGAAGGCCAAAGCTTCTCATCGCCGATGAACCGACCACTGCCCTCGACCCGGCCACGCGGGTGCGGATCGTGGAGCTTTTGAAAGCGATTAAGGGCAGGACCACCATCATGCTCATCAGCCACGACCCCGACGTGGTCAGAGCCATCTGCGACCGGGTGGCAGTGATGTACGCCGGAAGAATCGTGGAAGTTTCCAGCGCCGGGAGGGTTCTGAAGGAACCTCTCCATCCATATACCAGGGGCCTTCTCTCTTCGGTACCCCGGGGGCGAAAGGAGAGGCTTCCTTGCATCAGGGGCGAGGGTCCGGATCTCATCCGGTTCCCCACCGGGTGTAGCTTCCACCCGAGGTGTGACGAGGCGAAGGCTGTCTGTCGCGAGGAGGAACCTCCCGAGGTAAGGTTGGGTGACGTCCGGGTAAGATGCCACCTGTACGCGAGCACATGAACGGTTCGTACATTCTGGAGGTCAGAGACCTGAAGAAGTATTTCGGGTTGAACCGTGGGCTGCCTGCCGTCTGCGGGCAGCGGGAAACGAACGTGGTGAAAGCGGTGGACGGGGTGTCATTTGGTGTTAAGGAAGGGGAGATCTTTGCTCTCGTCGGACGCAGCGGATGTGGTAAGACCACGCTGGCCAAGACCATGGTAGGGCTGTACGAGCCAACCGGGGGAGAGGTGCTTTACAGGGGGTGTATCGTCTCGGGTACGAAGAGCGGTGTTCGGAGCCTCAGGCGGGAAGTGCAGATGATCTTCCAGGATAGCGGGACCGCCCTCAATCCCCGCTTGAGCATCTACCAGTCCCTGGAAGAGCCCCTGCTGCTGCGCGGCGTGAAGGATAAGAAGGAAAGGGAGAAGAAGATCCGGCAAGTCCTCGAGCGCGTAAATCTGCCGGCACACCTGGGGTCCAGACGCCCGCATGAACTCTCGGGAGGACAAAGGCAGCGGGTTTGTCTCGCCCGCGCCTTGCTCCTGGACCCTCACGTACTGATCGCCGATGAGCCCATGTCAGGGCTGGACCTGAGCGTGAAGGCGCAAGTCTGGAACCTGCTCCTCGACCTGCAAGAGGAAATGAACCTGACCTATGTACTCATTTCTCATGACCTTTCCACGATAGCCCACCTGGCCGATCGGGTTGCGCTCATGCAGGCCGGCAAGATAGTGAAGATCATCGATGCTCAAGCGTTGCTGGGCCAGAGGACCACGTCCCATCTGGAAGTTTGAGTCCGCAACTCAACCTGAGGAGCGGGCTGAAAAGGAGGAACGGTTTAGCCGTGGGAGCGGACGAGAAGTTGACGGTTTTGCTGCTGGCCAACTACGGGGCAGAGGTGGCGGAGGCAGGCGGGGCCCTGGCCCGCAACGTGCAGCTGGGGGGAGTATCGCACGCTGCCGTCTTCCTGTGCCGGCCGATGTGGCGGCCTCAGGTGGCAAAGGCGGGCGAGGTGCTGGGGGCTGAGGTGCGGTTCCTCGACTTCGACTACGGCGAAATAGGCCTCACCCATGAGGCAAAGGTAAAGGTAATCCGGGCCATCCGCGAAACGAAGCCCGATATCGTAATCATGCAGGACCCCGAGAGCGTCCTCCACCACCTGGACCCCGACCGGCGAGTGACGGTGCTCCTCTGTCTGGAGGCCCTGGCTCTGGCGGGGCGGGACTTTGCTCTCGGCGAGATGCCAGGCCTGGAGCCGCACCCGGTTCCTACCATCTACTACATGTGGCCGGAGAGGCCCAACTGCGTGGTAGACATCGGTCCCGTCTGGCATCTCAAGGAGAAGGCCTTTGCTGAACTCGCCTTTCAGATGACGTACAGTGCCCAGTATCTGGCCCGGCGGTTATCGCCGGAGAGGCTGGAGGCAGTCATCCCCGGCTACGACCAGCTGGCGTCTGACTACGAGCGCGGGCTGGCGTTCCACATCCTCAGTGAGAAGTCAGCAGCGGTGCGGGCCAGCCTCGGTTCCCACGGCCACTTTGCCCTGGCCGAACCCTACCGCCGGGAAGGCCTTTTCCATCTCGAGCGGCTCGGACCGTGAGCTCGCTTCCGAGGGCTTGCCCCGCGGGTCCCCTGACCCTCACGGGATTGAGACGAAACCTTTCCGGGGTAGAGCCGGGGGTGAGCCGATTAGCCGGGGAACCCGGGATAACCGCTCACCACAAAGAGCACCTCCTCTGCCCACCTGGCATGGCGCCGCCGGAAGGCTCGTACGGAACCGTTGACCAGACCAAACGCGCATTTTACCCTGACACCCCGGTTCTCGGTCCAGTCCAGGAAATCGTACACGGTGAAGGGGTGTACATTGATCTCGTCCCACCGGTGGGGGTGTGCTGCCGCCACAGGCAGGCGACCGGTCAGGGCAAGGCCAGTGGCAACCTTCCAGTGGCCGAAGTTGGGGAAGCTCACAATGCCCGCCCTGCCTACCCGGAGCATCTCCTCCAGGACCCGCAAGGGCTTGTGTAAGACGTGCAGGGTCTGCTCCAGGATGACGAAGTCGAAGAATGCATCGGGGAACC
Coding sequences within:
- a CDS encoding ABC transporter permease; the encoded protein is MKKVPGRAKLGFGIVLLMGAMGLLGPLVSPGDPYLPGEPFLPPHRDHLLGTNDVGQDIFSELVYGARASLTVALSASAVAVGVGVLVGMVSGYYGGLVEDFLMGLADVALVVPGLPLLIVLAVYLGPSLWNIAVIIGLLWWGGVARVVRSRVLSIKSAGFVESSLVMGASHRWVLVRHVAPNLVPILLAKLVLVAAGAMVAEAGLSFVGLGDPTAKSWGTMLHFAFSRGGLTNGLWWWYLPPGLCISLSVLGLSYISFFLEEESDRRLRRALDR
- a CDS encoding ABC transporter ATP-binding protein, whose protein sequence is MRELLEILDLHTYFHTGEGLVKANYGVNLSVKAGETMGIMGETGCGKTVLALSVLRLQQPGKIERGCILFEGRDITALRESEMEQLRGTQIAFVPQDPATGLNPAFTIGEQLLEMIRVRAGRRGLRDEMLRILGRDGNGFPEVIETLRAVGIQSPGEAVKRYPHQLSGGMRQRALIGMALLGRPKLLIADEPTTALDPATRVRIVELLKAIKGRTTIMLISHDPDVVRAICDRVAVMYAGRIVEVSSAGRVLKEPLHPYTRGLLSSVPRGRKERLPCIRGEGPDLIRFPTGCSFHPRCDEAKAVCREEEPPEVRLGDVRVRCHLYAST
- a CDS encoding methyltransferase domain-containing protein, whose product is MEWHDPQFWAREWARARAQSSLYSGYDRPDRWLEFWNLVATSYARRNEQVAGHHRELVTWLAREGVITGASVVLDVGCGPGTYALPLAERVRQVVALDPAPEMLRVLAEEAVRRGLGERIRTVCGRWEDVEASVDYDLVFVANSPAVWDYTTLCKMNQVSRGYCCLVTAARKTRMGLRDELWKRVTGREMRGGAFDPIYPFNILYHEGYYPGIKFIQYAHRHKDRPEAFLEQYKCYFSIFGYEGPEVERTIRDYLASVCRDGYCEDQQEGYLAVIWWRARQQ
- a CDS encoding ABC transporter substrate-binding protein; amino-acid sequence: MNGLSFRTFHRLRCILSTLILFVVCVSLGLGTGCSRTGSANDVLVVGTTMGIKDIGLTDYYMGILRSIFTHNGLVTLDAEGNYRGDLAESYETRDGKTWTFKLRKGVQWHDGRPFTASDVKFSVEYLLEKVPTYKSHWAMIDSVQAPDDHTVVVTLKKPNARFLVNLGVLRTLPKHIFETVQDPKIFTEPTAMLGTGPYVFDRFDKAAGLLVFKANQKYYGGKPNIDEVHVRLFKNPDTMYMALQKGEIDTVYFYAAGTDPIYVPRLLQDDKIKFIFLKNLGVANAVFFNLKKPPVDDLRFRKALAYAIDYEELQRIFTAGYGTVPNAGFVPEGTPGYAETPGMKYDKTRAVAILDEMGCKDVNGDGYRETAKGEPLVLDLMVRGDLAESVRLGELLQKYFAGVGVKTSLRMVDQAAFMNVADIEKSHVAFISRTTPWGMMMWGGYGTGYFDARNIGWSQVEDPAFYALVDAALTELDPSRQKEIARNIQEYYAEHLPAIPLYWNTLIQPYSKKFEGWYVDPIYGILNKTTWSSLKKGSP
- a CDS encoding ABC transporter permease, which translates into the protein MVASPSAIGAGAKRCLPVSLSFATRKGLRYVAVLLAIVSLNFAIPRLMPGDPVLNLLGEEAAHISPELIQEAKKELGLEGSACEQYARYLRNMLRGNWGVSFHYMRPVSEVVRFRLAWTLALLLPAIVLAWLWAIVLGALAGWKRGSRFDAWATSFSLFLHAMPQYWLAMLVVTVLSLRLGLFPLCGIPAKGESSSHYFLALLHHAFLPVAVLSISRGSYDFLIVRNSVVSVLGEDYVLVALAKGLSKRLVLFKHVLRNALAPVVTVTALQFGHMVSGALMTEIVFSWPGMGTLIYEAVRARDYPVLQATFLVVALCVLTANFLADLAYPRLEPRLRC
- a CDS encoding GlcNAc-PI de-N-acetylase, producing the protein MGADEKLTVLLLANYGAEVAEAGGALARNVQLGGVSHAAVFLCRPMWRPQVAKAGEVLGAEVRFLDFDYGEIGLTHEAKVKVIRAIRETKPDIVIMQDPESVLHHLDPDRRVTVLLCLEALALAGRDFALGEMPGLEPHPVPTIYYMWPERPNCVVDIGPVWHLKEKAFAELAFQMTYSAQYLARRLSPERLEAVIPGYDQLASDYERGLAFHILSEKSAAVRASLGSHGHFALAEPYRREGLFHLERLGP
- a CDS encoding methionine biosynthesis protein MetW, producing MKRKAAGSPPGPSRALALPQAPRWDHCLIYDMIPPRSSVLDLGCGDGELLSRLIGEKRVTGLGIEKDVNCLMRSVARGVPVLHADLDEGLTGFPDAFFDFVILEQTLHVLHKPLRVLEEMLRVGRAGIVSFPNFGHWKVATGLALTGRLPVAAAHPHRWDEINVHPFTVYDFLDWTENRGVRVKCAFGLVNGSVRAFRRRHARWAEEVLFVVSGYPGFPG
- a CDS encoding dipeptide/oligopeptide/nickel ABC transporter ATP-binding protein — translated: MPPVREHMNGSYILEVRDLKKYFGLNRGLPAVCGQRETNVVKAVDGVSFGVKEGEIFALVGRSGCGKTTLAKTMVGLYEPTGGEVLYRGCIVSGTKSGVRSLRREVQMIFQDSGTALNPRLSIYQSLEEPLLLRGVKDKKEREKKIRQVLERVNLPAHLGSRRPHELSGGQRQRVCLARALLLDPHVLIADEPMSGLDLSVKAQVWNLLLDLQEEMNLTYVLISHDLSTIAHLADRVALMQAGKIVKIIDAQALLGQRTTSHLEV